The Candidatus Sericytochromatia bacterium sequence GCTGGCGATCGCCGCCACCAGGATCCCCGCGATCGAACCCCCGGCGATCAAACCTGAAGCCAGCAGCATGCCGGGAGCAAAGTCGGACGCCTGATTCCCCTGACGCTGGCGGCGATCGACCGCGAACCGGATCAGCCCCCCGACCATGACCGGGACGGAGGTGGCGATCGGCAGGTAGACCCCCACCGCGAAGGGCAGGGCGGCCACCCCCACCAGCTCCATCATCAGGGCCAGACAGACCCCGATCAGGACCAGCCCCCAGGGCAACTTCTGGCTCAGGATGCCGTCGATGATCATGCTGAAGAGGCGGGCCTTGGGGGCATCGAGCTTGGTCACCGGTTGGCCGTTCACTTCGGTGACGACGCCTCCAATCCCAGGGTCCACCAGATAGGCGATCGCCCCCGCTTCATCCACCAGATAACGTCCCACCGGGACACCGCTGGTCGCCGCGGGCACGAAATGTTCCCGGTACTGGCGACCGTCGGGCCCCTCGCGCAACGGCGCACCGGAAGGAAGCGCGGCCGTGTAGGCCGGATACTGCCGAGGAACCACCGTGGTGTAGGCCTCATTGAGGAACAGCAGGGTCCAACCAATGAACAGCGCACTGGTGATCACCCCGACGCTGATGGCGATTTGTTGGAGCCGAGGGGTGCCCCCCAGCAGAAAACCGGTCTTCAGATCCTGGCTGGTGGTGCCCCCGTTGCTGGCCGCCACACAGACGATCGCCGCGGTGGTCAGGGCCATCACCTGATACGAAGGGCCCGTCCAGCCCACCGCCAGGAACAGCAAGCAGGTGATCAGCAGGGTCGCCACGGTCATGCCCGAAATCGGGTTGGAGGAGGACCCCAGTTCCCCCGTGATGCGGCTGCTGACCGTGGTGAAAAAGAATCCGAACCCCACGATCAGCACGGCGGAAACGGCGTGCATCTGCAACATCGGCGCCAACCAGATGGCCCCCACGAGCGCCAGAGACCCGACCACCACCACCCCCATCGGAAGGTCTTGCTCGGTGCGGGGTTCCCGCTCACGCGCCGGCGCTGCGCCGGCGCGGCTGGCCCACAAGCGCGAGACCCCCTGTGCAAAGGCTCGCCAGATCAAGGGCAGCGAACGGACCAGGCTGATGATGCCGCCGGTGGCGACTGCGCCTGCGCCGATGTAGAGGATATAGGCGTTGCGAATGTCCGAGGGCGACATGTCCTTGATCAGCTTGGAGGCTGGAAACATCGGCTGCGTGAGCCCCTCACCGAACATGGCGATCGCCGGAATCAAGACCAGAAACGACAGCACCCCACCGGCCATCATGGTGGCGGCGGTGCGCGGACCGATGATGTAGCCCACGCCAAGCAACTCCGGCGAGATCTCCGCCCCGATCGAGGCCCCCTTGAAGGCCGTGAATACCCGTTCTGGCACCTCCTTCCAGAGATGCAGCGTCGCGTTCAGGAGCTTGTAAAGCGCCCCCACGAAAAAGCCGGCAAAGACCGTGCGGGCCTGGGTGCCACCCTGCTCCCCCACGATCAGCACCTCCGCGCAGGCCGTTCCCTCGGGATAGGTCAAGCGGCCGTGTTCCTGAACAATCAGGCCCTTTCGCAAGGGAATCATCATCAACACGCCCAGCAGGCCCCCCAGCAGGGCCACCATCATCACCCGCACCAGTTCGAGTTCCTGCCCGAGCAGGAGCAACGCAGGCAAGGTGAAGGCCACCCCGGCCGCCAGCGATTCGCCGGCCGAGCCCGTGGTTTGCACGATGTTGTTCTCCAGCACGGTGGCGCGCCCGATCAGACGAAACAGCGTGATCGACAGGACCGCGATCGGAATGCTGGCGCTCACCGTCATTCCGACCTTCAGCGCCAGGTAGACCGAGGAGGCCGCAAAGACGATTCCCAGCAAGGCACCCAGCAGGACGGCCCGCCAGGTGAACTCTCGGGGGGCCTCATCCGGCGACACGAAGGGCCGGAAGGGCAAGGGGGCAGGCCCCGTTTCCTCGGTGAGTGACATCGGTTCCTCCTGCGACACGAGGCCCGATCATAGCGCAGAAGCAAGGGCGCTGCCCCGCTCAGACGCCGCGGGCGCGCACGAGGGCATGCGGCGATGCCCTTCCGCGGCCCTCCCTGTCCGAGGATACCCACGAGCCGCCTCTGCCAGCATCAGGCGCCAAAGGCGCTCAGAAGCTCAAAGGCGAAACACCTCGAACTCACCAACGGCCCCGATCGGGCGGGCCTGCTCGACGAATGGGGACACGTGGCGCAACAGCGCAGAAAAATAGGGCTGCCAGCTGTGGGCGTCCGGCGTCAGCATCAGCAATCGCACGTCCCGTCGGCGGCAATCGGCCAGAAACCGAGGCCAGGACTGCACGTCGAAACGCGGATGGCGCCGTTCGTACTGCCAGACTGCATTGGGCAAGACCCCCCAGGTCCCGTTGGTGCTGGGACGCCAGCCGGGCAACCCCAGAAAGTAAATTTCGTGATTGTCCGAGAAGATCTGCTCCGCCCGGGTGACGCCGTGCTGGCGGGCCAGGGCCTCCAGTTGGGCGTAGACGTCACTCGTGTGACGAAGCTGACGCAGCGCCATCCAGTCCTGCCGAACGGAAGCCAGCAGGACCGTGGCCGCGAAACACGTCACCCCGAGCGCCGTCGCCCAGCGAGCCGTCCCGGGAACTGGCAGGGCCGCGCGCAGTTGTGCCATCAGCTCGACGACCAGCAGCGCCGTGGCCACGACCCAGATGGGCAGCAGGGGAATGGGGGCCCGTTCACTGAGGGCCAGCGAGACGGCCAGGGCATAGGGCAGTCCGCTCAGGAAAAGAAAGCGGCCCAGGGCCCCGCCGCGCTCAACGGGCGCCAGGCAGCCCATCAGCAAGGCTGGCAACAGAGAGGGAAAGAGCCAGGGGACGCCACGCAGGGTCGCGTCCAGGTAGCGCAGCTTGGCTTCAGCCACCATCGACCAGACGCTCACGTCGAGTTGGCGAGGCGGGTCCCACCAGGACACCGGATACACCTGCCGGTAGATGTTGAAGGCCTGGGCCGTTTCGAATGGGCCATGGCCCGCCAGGGTTTGCAGCAGACCGTGAATCAACACCCCAGCCCCCACGCCGAGCGTGGCCCAGCGCAGCGGCCCCCCGGCCCGCAGGTAGCCCAGCAAGCCCCCCGCGAGCAGCATCGCCAGGGCCAGCACCAGCAGATGGCCCCGGAGCAGCAGCGCCACGGCCAGGCAGAGTCCTCCAAGCAGGGCGGCCCAGGAAGCACCCGGTGCTTCCTGGGCACGATGAAAGGCCACCAGCGCCCAGGCGATCGCCGCGGCCGCCGCCAGGTCTGGCCCCGGCGTCAGCACGTAGGTGATCAGCCCCGGCGAGAAAAGGGTCAGCCCCGCTCCCAGCCAAGCGGCCCAGGGGCCACGCAGGGCGTGCAGCAGGCTCGCGATGCCCCAGACCAGGCAGGTCACCACCCCGAGGTGCAAGGCCCAGGCCGTGTCAGGCGTGAGTGGCCCAGGGCCGATCGCGAGCAGCAGAGGATACCCGATGGGAAAGAAACCGTTGAACCAGGACGCGGGCTCTTGCCAGGCCAGTGTGGAGGCCTGGTCGAACAGTTGCCAGAAATCATTGACGGGAAAACCGGCCCCTGTCAGGTGGCGCCCCAGCAGCGCCCAACCCAAGGCCAGCCCGGCGAGGCACGCTGGGGTGAATTGGAAGGGGAGTGGCTTGACCATGGCATCCTCAGGAGCACGACCGTGGTGGGCACCCTGTTCACGCCTGGCAGGACGCCCCACTGGACGCCTGGCAGCTTTCACCTGGCGAACCACGGCCATCTGATGATGTGATTGTACGTCAAGCCCGGGTGGAGAGGGCTGCCCGCAGGGAAGGCGCCCCGCCTGCCGGCCAGGCCATCGTTCGTGCTAGAATCAAGACGCCGCCTGCCACGTGTTGGGTGATCCGATGCCTGCCGCTACGTTGTTTCGCCTCTTCCTGCCATTGCCCCTGATGGTGAGCCTGGTGGCCGCCTGCACGGTCGTGGGACCGTCCGCCGGGCAGGCTCGCCCTCAGGCGGCCTCACCGTTCACCTCCGCCCGGGTCGCGGAGGGACCCTCCACGTTCTTCACGGGCGCGGGGGATATCGCCTACAGCGGACCTGGGGCCGAGCAGACCGCCCGCCTGCTCGACGCCATCCCCGGCGCGATCTTCACGCTCGGCGACAATGCTTACCAGAGCGGTTCCTCCGAGGAGTTTGCCAGCTATTATCATCCGACCTGGGGCCGGCACCTCAACCGCACCTTCCCCGTGATCGGCAATCACGAATACCGAACGCCCGGGGCCGCTGGCTACTTCGGTTATTTCGGCCCCAGGGCCGGCGATGCTCGCAAGGGCTACTATGCCTTCAATCTTGACGCCCACTGGCGCGTGTACGCTCTGAACTCGGCCACCGAAAGCGACGCCGCGTCCAAGCAACTGGGCCCCGACTCGGCACAATACCGTTGGCTGGCCGAGGATCTCGACGCGCACCGGGACCGGCATGTGATCGCCATGTGGCACCACCCGCGTTACAGCAGCGGGGCGCACGGCGACAACCCGGAAACGGATGCGCTTTGGCGCTTGCTGGTGAGCAAGGGCGCCGACATCGCCCTCTGGGGCCACGACCATCATTACGAACGGTTTCATCCCATGGATGCCGAGGGGAAGCGCGATGATAAGCAGGGCCTCAGCGCGTTTGTCGTCGGCACGGGTGGCAAGAATCACTACATCTTCTTCAAACTGCCCAAGCGCACCACCGCTGTCCGCAACGCCAGCACCTTCGGGGTATTGAAATTCACGCTCCGCGCCAGCGATTTCGATTGGGAATTTGTTCCCGTCGCTGGAGAGACCTTCCGCGACCGAGGCCGCAGTCCGGTGCGCTGATGCGTGCCCCGGGGGCAGTGGCCCCGCTCCAGGATGCTGAGGCGCCTGAGCGACCCACGTGGGGATGGGGAACTTTTTCGATGCTGGATGGTCTTCACTCACATGTTGACGGTGCGCAGGCTGGGGCCGCGTGAAGATGGGAGGACATGTCGTGTTGGCTGGGCGGTTGGTCTCCGGGGTCGGAATTTTTGCGCTTGGCGCGCTGGGCGGCGTGGTGGGCGTGCGCCTGTTTCCCGCAGACGGACCACTGACACCTCTCAGCGCGACGCCTGCGGTGGCCGAGGAAATCAAGGTGAGCCCGCCCCAGGGAGGTGAAGACGGCATCGCCGACCTCGTCGACAAGGTCAAGGTCGCGGTGGTCAACATTGATACGGTGGCACATCGCCTGGTACCGAACCAGCTCGACCCGTTTCGTTTCTTCTTCGAAGGGGGCGGCGATCAGCCTCCGGTACAACGGGAGGAAAAGGGGGTCGGCTCCGGCTTTGTGGTGGGTGCCAACGGCCTGATCGTGACCAACCATCACGTGGTGCGTGGCGCAGACAAGCTGACGGTTACCTTCCACGACGGGAAGAAATTCCCGGGCAAGGTGATTGGCCAGGACCCGGGGACGGATCTGGCCCTGGTGAGAATCGAGGCGAAGGGTCTCTCCACCCTCAAACTGGCCGATCCCGAGCGCTTGCGTGTGGGGCAATATGTCGTGGCCATGGGAAGTCCGCTGGGACTTTCCCAGTCCGTCACCACGGGCATCTTGTCGGCGATCAATCGCGACATTGCCCTGAATGCCCGGGTGGGCTTTCTGCAGACGGACGCCCCGATCAATCCTGGCAACAGTGGAGGTCCCTTGCTGAACCTGCGTGGTGAGGTGATCGGCGTGAACACGGCGATCGCCGCACGCGGACAGGGCATTGGTTTCGCCGTTCCGGTCGAGACCGTGCGCGTGGTCTTGCCGCAACTCGAAAAGTCCGGGCGGGTGGAGCGGCCCTGGCTGGGCGTCGGCATCACGGGCTTGCCCGAAGACCGTAGCAAAATGTTTTATCCCGTGGAGCACGGGGTCCTGGTCGGCCGGGTGGAACGGGGTGGTCCTGCTGAGGCCGCCGGCCTGGTGACGGGCGACGTGATTCTCTCCGTCAACGGGCAAACGCTCGAAAGCCCGGGAGAGCTGATCCGGGAGGTGGCCAAGCATTCCCCGGGAGAGACCGTGGAATTGCTGGTCAGCCGCCAAGGGCAGACCAAGACCTTCAAGTTGAAACTGCAAAAGATGCCTGAGCAGGCGGCCCTGACGGGGAGCGAAGGCCAGGAGGACTGACCCGTTCCTGCCCCGAGTGGCCCAGCTGGCGTCAACGTCGGAGGCCGTAAAAAACCCCCGCTGCCCAGAGAGGGAAGCGGGGGGCCATTTCAGCGAATCAGACCGCGACCGGACTGATCGGGCCCAGGTTCGACAGGTGTCGCACCTGGATTCCTTCGTCCAGCAAGCGGACTTCAAAGAAAGTGGTGGTCCCGCCCCGTCCGGCGCGATTGGAGGGACCCTTCTGATAGGCAATCACGACAATGCCGTCTTCCATAAACTGCCGGAGTTGAAACTCGGCCGTTGCAGGAAGTAATTCGGCCGCACAAGCCCGACGAACCAGTTCCCGGGTGACGTCATCCCAATTCTTACCGAGATACATCATGGACAGCGCTACTCCTCACCGTGCAGTGGTTTCCCCAAACCACCTTGTACCCCCGTGTGGACCATCACAGACTAATTGCCGTGAACCCTACCAAGGGCATGTCCACACGACTTCCCCCGTCAGGTTAACAGATCGCGAACGTGGTGTCGAATGCCTGCCGCGCCAAACCTGCTCCCGGACTCGCGCTGGGCGCGTGCGAGGAATGGTTATCCGGCAGTCGAGAGCGTTGCCTCGGACAGCAAGCCGAGCTGCCGCGCCCAGCGCACATCGATCGCTTCGGCCTCGTCGATCGCTTCCACGACGGCGTCCTTGAGATTGCCAAGGGACTCGACCCGCTTGATCAGCTTCATCGCCTCGTTGCCGGTGGCCAAGACCTCATCGATCGCGGCCAGATGGTGGTAGGTCCCGTTGGCGCGCATGAGCCCCTCCACCTCGCCGATCAGGCGGGCGATGGCCACCCGCACCGGAACTTCCTTGCCATAGTGCCACACACTGGCGTTCAGGCTGTCCTTGGCCACCCGGCGCTCATTTTCACGGGCGATCGCCATCATCGACTCGGCAGGCTTGCCTTGCTTCATCCGCAGGTGCTGAATACGCGCCTCCAGGAGCGCCGTGATCGCGAGCATCAAACCGGGGTCGTAAGCCAGGTCGCAGATGCGCGTTTCAATCCGGTTGAGGCTGTAGGGCCGGTCATCTCCGTTGGGACGAACGGCCGTCCACATGTGCCGCACCGAGCGCATCAAGCCGCTGGCCAGGCCATCTTCGACAAAGCGCACATAATCCGCGTGCCCGTCGAAGAAGCGCAGGTTGACCGGTTCCTGGGGGAAGGTCACCCAACGCGAGGAATGATAACCGGTGAACTGGCCATTGCGATAAGGCGACGAGGCCGCCAACGCGAGCAACAGCGGCATGTCCAACCTCAACCAGTTGGTGACGGCGACAATCTCATCGGGATCATCCAGGCCCACACTGATGTGGATGCTGCTGGTCAGAATGTCCGTGCCGAAGGTTTCGCCGACCCAGGCGTAGTACTTGTTGTTGGGAAGGGACGGATGGAAGGCCGTGTCGAACGGCAAGGCCAGCGTGCTGCCGGGAAGGACCGTGTACCCTCCCTCAGCCTCGAGAAACGAGCGCAACTGCAAGCGCGGCGCCACGATGGCGTGCGCCAGTGCGTCGTAGTCAGTCAGCGGGGCAGTGGTGTATTCCACGTGCCGGGCATCCGACTCGAACACGAATCCGTGGGACTCGAGAGCCGGCACGATCCGCGGCGACAGATCCTTCGCCTCACCATCGCGCGACCCGGTGAAAACCTCGACCTCGATACCTTTTTTGAGCAGGGCCATCATCAGAACGATCTCTCCCAATCAACCCAGAGGACACGGTTCTATTCGGCTTCAGGTTAAAATGATCTTCCCTGAAATTAAACTATATTTAACCTATGTGACGAGAATACTAAATCGCCCGAGCGAAGTCAATCCCTCCCAGGAAATCTCTCGCCTTACTCGCCTGTCTTGGCCAGCAAACCGCGGGTGAGGGCCAACTTGAAGGTCAGGTGGAAGAACCCGCCCGCCGCCGCCACGAAAAGCAGGTCCAACCCCGCCGCGGTGGCCAGATGATGCCAGGGAAAGGCCTCGTGCGCGATCACGGCCCGCATCCCTTCAAACACGTGAGCCGCGGGCAAGGCCAGAGCGACTGGCTGCAACCAACCCGGCAAGGTCGAAACGGGATAGAACACGCAGGCAATGGGCTGCACCACGAAGGCCAGCACCCACGCCAGCGACTCGGCCCCCTGACCGAAGCGCAAAACCAGCGCGGTCGTGACGGTACCCAACGCCCATCCGAAGATCGTCAGGATGGCCACGAAAGGAACCAGCGCCAGGCCCAGGCTCAACAGGTTGAACCCGTACAGGGCCCACGCCAGACAGGCCATCACACTGACGGAAAAAGCCAACTTGACCAGACTGACGGTCATGGTCGCGAGCAGAAACTCCGTCACCGTGAGGGGCGTGACGAACAGATTCAGGAGGTTACGCGACCACACCTCTTCGAGGTAAGCCAGGGAGACCCCTTGCTGGGCACGAAAGAGCAGGTCCCAGAGGATCAGTCCGCCCAGCAGCAAGGCCACGAAATTGGCGGTATCGCCGGGGCCGATTCGATGAAGCCAGACGGACAGGAAGCCCCAGAGCACGAGGTCGAGAAAGGGCCAGTAGACCAATTCAGCGATGCGAAAGGGACTGCGGCGGTACAGATACGCGTGGCGACTACACAGGGCCAGCACACGATGCCACCTCAGCATGGGTCCCCCTGACGGGCCACGGACAGGAACCACTGCTCCAGGTCGGACACGCCCAGTTCCGAGAGCAACTGCTGGGGCGTCCCTTCATAACGGATCCGACCGCCTTGCAGGTACAGGATGCGGTCGCAAAGCTGCTCCATCTCCGCCATGTTGTGGCTGGTAAGGAGGATCGTCAGCCCCTCCCGCGCTTGAAGCGCCTTGAGGTGCGTGCGCACCCGATCGGCCGTATCAGGGTCCAGACTGGCCGTCGGCTCATCCAGCAGCAACAATTCGGGTCGATTCAGGAGGGCCTTGGCCAGGTGCAAGCGCGTCATCTGGCCGCTGCTCAAAGAGCGGGTGGGTTGATCCCCCTGAGTGAGCAGGTCGAAATCGCGCAACACCTCCGCCACCCGCGCAGCCGGACGCGGTATGCCATACAAGCGGGCAAACACGAGAAGGTTTTCGCGCACCGAAAGGGTCTGCGGCAACTGCACGTAGGTAGACGAAAAATTGAGGCGCCCCAGAATCCGTTCCCGTTGAAGGGTCAGGTCCTCGCCAAAAATCCGGATCTCCCCCTCGGAAGGGCTCAAGATGCCAAGCAGCATGTGCAGCGTGGTGGTCTTGCCAGCCCCGTTGGCGCCCAGCAAACCGACCGTTTCTCCCTGTTGGATGACGAAATCCACTCCGTCCACGGCCACGAATGGACCGAATCGCTTGGTCAGTCCGCGCACCTCAAGCGATGCTGGTCTCCGGCCGTCGTTCATGGCTTCACACCCGACGTAAGCGCCAGGCCAACTCGGAATAGGCCCGGGCTTGCAGCTCGCGTCCATAAGCTGCCTGTTGGGCCAGCGTCTCGGCCTCCCCGGCAATCCAAGCCGAAGGCAAGTCACGCAGGTGAGCCTCACAGGCGGCCACCCCTCCTTCGAGGGCGGTGGCGAGGAGCCGCCAGGCCAATTCCAGGTCAGGCAGGAAATCGACGCCCCCCTTGTCCAGCACCGGCTTGATCTGCCCGAGGCCTTGCAGGGCCAGTTCGACCAGCGTGCGCGCCACCCGGTACAGGGCCAGGCGGGCGGCCGGTTTCCCCGCGGCGTCTGCGCCCGCAAAACCGGCCTCAGCCCGTTGAGCCGACACGAGTTGGCGCCCCACGCGACGAAACAGCGATTGGAGCAGTTCGATGTCCCCCTGGCTGAACCCGGGCGAAAGGTCTGCCGGAGGGTGATGGAGCGCCTTGATGAACAGTCCCAAGCCCATCGAGAGACTGACACCCGCGGCCGAACAGCCCGCCGGCGACCGTTCCGGGCCTGCCAGCTGGTCGAGCCATTCCGAGAAGCGTGGTTCGGGGGACTCCATCACCGGCAAAGTCTAGCATGGACGAAAAATCGATGCGTCCCGGGCAGGAGGGCGTAAGGGCCTGGGTATAGTGGAGGCGTCACCCTGACATCCGGAGGCTTCGATGTCCCAGAAAAAGCCTGGCTTGCGGAGTCACTCCCGGGCAGCCTCTGGAGGCCAGCCCCAATCGACTGGGTCCAGTGTGCCAGCCGGCCCGACAGGCAATGGGGTCAAGCCGATACCGGGGGGATTGCTCGCCCCGCGCTTCCGCCCCAGCGCGCCGGAGCCGGGTCCCCAAGCTTCCCCGAGGGAACAGGTGGACTTCATGGCCGGGCAAATTCAGGCGCTGGCGACGCGACTGGAAGTGTTGCGGGAACAAGGGGCGGGGCACACCGCCGACTTCCGACAACTGGAGCAATTGCTCGCAGCGGTCCAGGAAAAGCTGTACCTGGCCCAACGGCAGGTCAACCCCTCCCGTTGATCCTGGAGAAACGACGGCGGTCTGGAGCCGGTCCACTGGACTGAAACGGGCGCAGGAGCCCTCCGGCTGCGTTGGGCGTGGAAAATGTGCGGGGGCCGCTTTCCGAAGGGAGCCTCAGACCGTCTGCCGCGCCAAAGCGCGCTTGAAAAAGGCGACGGTCTTCTCCAACCCCTCCGCCAACTCCACCTGGGGCTCCCACCCAAGCAAGGTCCGGGCCCGCGTGATGTCCGGCCGGCGGACTTTGGGGTCGTCCTCCGGCAGCGGCCGATAGACGATCGGGCTGGTGGTGCCGGTCAAAATCCGAATGCGTTCGGCCATCTCCCCCAGGGTAAGTTCAGCCGGGTTGCCCACGTTGACGGGCAGCGTCTCCTCCGACTCCATCAGGCGCAGAATGCCCTCGACCAGGTCATCCACATAGCAGAAACTGCGGGTCTGACTGCCGTCTCCGTAGACGGTGATGGGTTCCCGTCTGAGCGCCTGGGTCAAGAAATTGGGAATGGCGCGCCCGTCGTCCAGACGCATCCTGGGCCCGTAGGTGTTGAAGATACGGACGATTCGGGTGTCAACGCCACGCGTCCGCTGGTAGGCCATCGTGAGGGCTTCGGCGAACCGTTTGGCCTCGTCATAACAGGAGCGAGGCCCGATCGGGTTGACATTCCCCCAGTAGCTTTCAGGTTGCGGGTGGACGGCCGGGTCTCCATAAACCTCGGAGGTGGAGGCCAGGAGAATGCGAGCGCCCGTTCGGCGTGCCAGACCCAACGCGTGGTGAGCGCCTCGTGACCCCACCATCAAGGTTTCCACGGGGATCGCCGCGTAATCCACCGGGCTGGCTGGACTGGCAAACTGGTAAATCCGGTGCAGCGGCCCCTCCCACTGGATGGGCTCGGTGATGTCGTGCCGAATGAACTGGAAACCAGGATGCCCCTCTAGTTCGGTCAGGTTCTCGCGCTTGCCCGTGACCAGATTATCCATCGCCACCACCTGGTGGCCCGCCCGAAGCAGGCGCTCACAGAGATGCGAGCCAATAAAGCCGGCCCCCCCCGTCACCAGAATGCGCATCGATGTCGTCATAGCCCCACTCAGCAGAACGTGCAACGGCCCTATGGTGACGCAAGTCAGGAGGGCTGGCAACACCGACAAGCACCAAACTTTCCGGTCCGACCCGCACGCGGAATCCCGAAGCGGGCGTGATATGATGTGGCCTTCAAAGAAGCTGATTCAAAGCTTAAGCGCAGCTCAATCTGAACCGGTGCCGTCGTGACCTCACCCCTTCCCGTTGAAGTGCCTCCTTCTGAAGACTCGCTGCTTGCGCCGCAAGGGATTCGACTCGCGAGCCTGGCGGGTCTCGTGGTGCTGGCAGGAGTTGTCTCGCCCTGGGACGCCCAGGCCAAGTCAGCGCCCGCCCGAAAGGTCACCAGTCTGAAGATCCCCGCGGCCTCTCGCAGCCCACAGCCCATCCCCAAGCCTGGCGAGTCTCCCGCGGAAGCCCCGGACGACTACGGTCCCGGCGCGCCGCCCCCGGGCGGGGCCACTCCGCGACCTGAACGCAAACCGACCCCGTCCCCCCGCGACCTCGAGAAAAAAGAGACCGTTCGAGAGGTCGCAGTGCGCGGCAACACGCGGATCAGCGAGGATCGAATCCTGCTGATGACGCCGGTGGCCATGGGCGACCGGGTGGGCCGGTCCGACATCCTGGACGCGGTCCAGCGCATCTACGGCATGGGGCTGTTCGCGGACGTTCGGCCTCAAACGGAACCGGTGTTCGGGGGCATCCGGGTGACCTTTCACGTCGTGGAAAACCCGCCCCTGCTCGGCGTGCGCTTCGAGGGCGTCACCAAGGTGGACCCGTCGAAGCTTTCGACCCACTTCGACGCGATGCGGGGAGACACCATCAACTTCAACGCCATCAAGGAGGCCGTCGACAAGGTGCAGAAGACCTATGCCGACGCCGGCTATCCCCTGGCGCGCGTGGCGGACATGGGCCTCAGCCCGGAGGGCATCCTGGTCTTTCGGATCGCCGAGGGGCGAATTGCCGCCATCAAAGTGAAGGGCAACGAGGAGACCAAAGAGTACGTCGTCCTGCGCGAACTCACGACGCGCCCCGGGGAGGTTTTCAATGCCGAGAAGTTTCGCCTGGATCTGCGTCGAGTCTTCAACCTGAATTTTTTCGAGGATGTGAACCTGCGCTTTGAACCGGCACCGCGACCGGAGGGGGCC is a genomic window containing:
- a CDS encoding oligopeptide transporter, OPT family; amino-acid sequence: MSLTEETGPAPLPFRPFVSPDEAPREFTWRAVLLGALLGIVFAASSVYLALKVGMTVSASIPIAVLSITLFRLIGRATVLENNIVQTTGSAGESLAAGVAFTLPALLLLGQELELVRVMMVALLGGLLGVLMMIPLRKGLIVQEHGRLTYPEGTACAEVLIVGEQGGTQARTVFAGFFVGALYKLLNATLHLWKEVPERVFTAFKGASIGAEISPELLGVGYIIGPRTAATMMAGGVLSFLVLIPAIAMFGEGLTQPMFPASKLIKDMSPSDIRNAYILYIGAGAVATGGIISLVRSLPLIWRAFAQGVSRLWASRAGAAPAREREPRTEQDLPMGVVVVGSLALVGAIWLAPMLQMHAVSAVLIVGFGFFFTTVSSRITGELGSSSNPISGMTVATLLITCLLFLAVGWTGPSYQVMALTTAAIVCVAASNGGTTSQDLKTGFLLGGTPRLQQIAISVGVITSALFIGWTLLFLNEAYTTVVPRQYPAYTAALPSGAPLREGPDGRQYREHFVPAATSGVPVGRYLVDEAGAIAYLVDPGIGGVVTEVNGQPVTKLDAPKARLFSMIIDGILSQKLPWGLVLIGVCLALMMELVGVAALPFAVGVYLPIATSVPVMVGGLIRFAVDRRQRQGNQASDFAPGMLLASGLIAGGSIAGILVAAIAS
- a CDS encoding metallophosphoesterase: MPAATLFRLFLPLPLMVSLVAACTVVGPSAGQARPQAASPFTSARVAEGPSTFFTGAGDIAYSGPGAEQTARLLDAIPGAIFTLGDNAYQSGSSEEFASYYHPTWGRHLNRTFPVIGNHEYRTPGAAGYFGYFGPRAGDARKGYYAFNLDAHWRVYALNSATESDAASKQLGPDSAQYRWLAEDLDAHRDRHVIAMWHHPRYSSGAHGDNPETDALWRLLVSKGADIALWGHDHHYERFHPMDAEGKRDDKQGLSAFVVGTGGKNHYIFFKLPKRTTAVRNASTFGVLKFTLRASDFDWEFVPVAGETFRDRGRSPVR
- a CDS encoding trypsin-like peptidase domain-containing protein; this encodes MLAGRLVSGVGIFALGALGGVVGVRLFPADGPLTPLSATPAVAEEIKVSPPQGGEDGIADLVDKVKVAVVNIDTVAHRLVPNQLDPFRFFFEGGGDQPPVQREEKGVGSGFVVGANGLIVTNHHVVRGADKLTVTFHDGKKFPGKVIGQDPGTDLALVRIEAKGLSTLKLADPERLRVGQYVVAMGSPLGLSQSVTTGILSAINRDIALNARVGFLQTDAPINPGNSGGPLLNLRGEVIGVNTAIAARGQGIGFAVPVETVRVVLPQLEKSGRVERPWLGVGITGLPEDRSKMFYPVEHGVLVGRVERGGPAEAAGLVTGDVILSVNGQTLESPGELIREVAKHSPGETVELLVSRQGQTKTFKLKLQKMPEQAALTGSEGQED
- the gshA gene encoding glutamate--cysteine ligase; translated protein: MMALLKKGIEVEVFTGSRDGEAKDLSPRIVPALESHGFVFESDARHVEYTTAPLTDYDALAHAIVAPRLQLRSFLEAEGGYTVLPGSTLALPFDTAFHPSLPNNKYYAWVGETFGTDILTSSIHISVGLDDPDEIVAVTNWLRLDMPLLLALAASSPYRNGQFTGYHSSRWVTFPQEPVNLRFFDGHADYVRFVEDGLASGLMRSVRHMWTAVRPNGDDRPYSLNRIETRICDLAYDPGLMLAITALLEARIQHLRMKQGKPAESMMAIARENERRVAKDSLNASVWHYGKEVPVRVAIARLIGEVEGLMRANGTYHHLAAIDEVLATGNEAMKLIKRVESLGNLKDAVVEAIDEAEAIDVRWARQLGLLSEATLSTAG
- a CDS encoding ABC transporter permease, which translates into the protein MLRWHRVLALCSRHAYLYRRSPFRIAELVYWPFLDLVLWGFLSVWLHRIGPGDTANFVALLLGGLILWDLLFRAQQGVSLAYLEEVWSRNLLNLFVTPLTVTEFLLATMTVSLVKLAFSVSVMACLAWALYGFNLLSLGLALVPFVAILTIFGWALGTVTTALVLRFGQGAESLAWVLAFVVQPIACVFYPVSTLPGWLQPVALALPAAHVFEGMRAVIAHEAFPWHHLATAAGLDLLFVAAAGGFFHLTFKLALTRGLLAKTGE
- a CDS encoding ABC transporter ATP-binding protein, encoding MNDGRRPASLEVRGLTKRFGPFVAVDGVDFVIQQGETVGLLGANGAGKTTTLHMLLGILSPSEGEIRIFGEDLTLQRERILGRLNFSSTYVQLPQTLSVRENLLVFARLYGIPRPAARVAEVLRDFDLLTQGDQPTRSLSSGQMTRLHLAKALLNRPELLLLDEPTASLDPDTADRVRTHLKALQAREGLTILLTSHNMAEMEQLCDRILYLQGGRIRYEGTPQQLLSELGVSDLEQWFLSVARQGDPC
- a CDS encoding UDP-glucuronic acid decarboxylase family protein, giving the protein MRILVTGGAGFIGSHLCERLLRAGHQVVAMDNLVTGKRENLTELEGHPGFQFIRHDITEPIQWEGPLHRIYQFASPASPVDYAAIPVETLMVGSRGAHHALGLARRTGARILLASTSEVYGDPAVHPQPESYWGNVNPIGPRSCYDEAKRFAEALTMAYQRTRGVDTRIVRIFNTYGPRMRLDDGRAIPNFLTQALRREPITVYGDGSQTRSFCYVDDLVEGILRLMESEETLPVNVGNPAELTLGEMAERIRILTGTTSPIVYRPLPEDDPKVRRPDITRARTLLGWEPQVELAEGLEKTVAFFKRALARQTV